Within the Maribacter sp. BPC-D8 genome, the region TTACTGGTTCGATGACAAAAATAACTATTTTTATTTATTCTAAATAAGAATTGTTTATATATTTGCTTCATTATTCATAATTAGTCTAAATAAGCATAATGCGATTTCAGCTTACCCCATTACTAATATTAATTGGTTTCCAAATCACCATTGCACAAAGTAATACTGAACGTTCTAACGACTCCATCTTATCGCAGCAATTAGATGAAGTAATAGTTACTGCCACTAGAACCGAACGCCAATTATCATCGTTACCCCTGCCCGTTACGTTAGTAGGTAAAAAGCAAATTATAAAATCGGGTACCGTACGCTTAAACGAAATACTTAATGAGCAAACAGGTATTATAACTGTAGCTGATGAAAGCGGATTTCAAGGGGTACAAATACAAGGTATAGCATCAGACTATATTCTTATACTTATTGACGGTGTTCCGCTAGTGGGTAGAAGTGCCGGTAATTTTGATTTAAGCCGACTTACTGTTGCTAATATCAAACAAATTGAAGTAGTCAAAGGTCCCGCGAGCAGTTTATACGGCTCTGAAGCCTTGGGCGGCGTGATAAATATCATCACTGAGAAACCTAAAACAGAAGACCTAAACGGTAATGCATCCTATAGAATAGGAAGTTTTATGCAACAAGATATTAACCTAGATTTAAAGCAAGGATTTAAAAAGTTTCGCTACGGATTCTTTGCAAACCGATTTTCATCCAACGGATATGACCTAAATGAAGAAACAGAAGGGCAAACCGTAAATCCGTTCACGAACTATACTTTAAACGGAAGGGTGTATTATGATTTTAATGATAAACTATCCCTCTTCACATCTGGGCGGTTCTATGACCAAAATCAAGATGCAGGTTTCACGGTAGACAGTATACAATACCAGGGCGACACGAAAGAACGCGAATGGAACGCACATGCAAGACTAGATCATAAATGGACCCCAAATCTCACCATGGCATATGAGCTATATTATACCAATTACGTTGCCACCGAATTATTAGCAGATCCCATTTCAACCGATGTGCTCAGTGATAGCGATTTTAATCAACAACTATTTCGCCCAGAGGTACGCGGTAGCTATTCATTTTCAACTGCAGACGATAATAATACTGGGTTTGAAAATGGAACTTTAACCGCCGGATTAGGATTACAAGTAGATGAATTAGACAGAACCTACTTTGATGAGACGGTTAATTTCACCTCTGAATACGTATATGCGCAATACGATTTTAACCCTATTGAAAAACTAAATGTTATTGCCGGTGCCAGGTTTGACAATCACTCTGAATATAACAATCAATTCAGTCCGAAATTAGCATTGCGCTACCAGTTAAACGAGAACCTAGCTATTAAAGGATCAGTAGGCTACGGTTTTAAAGCACCAGATTTTAGGCAGCTGTATTTTGACTTCACCAATTCTGCCGTTGGCTATACCGTATTAGGTTATAATGTTGCTCTAGATAAATTGCAAGAATTAGAAACGCAAGACCAAATTCTTAGCGTGCTCGTTACCGATGAAGACCTTAGCAAACCTTTAGAAGCAGAAAGTTCTATTGGCTACAATTTAGGTTTTAATCTAAAACACGGTCGCGGTAACACCGAAGTAAATTTCTTTAGAAATGATTTTAAAAATTTAATAGATACCCGCATAATTGCCCGTAAGACCAACGGACAAAATGTGTTCAGCTATATGAATTTCGATGAAATATACACAACAGGTTTCGAAATCAACTCTGCCTATAAACTGACCAACAACCTAAATATAAGTGCCGGATACCAATTGCTCTATGCTTTTGACAAACAGAAAAAACAAGATGTAGCAGATAACCAAGTATTTGTACGTGATGCAACAAATGGGCAATCGGTCGTACTATCAAAATCTGACTATTTTGGGTTGGTCAATCGCTCTCGCCACAACGCTAATTTTAAGGTTTACTATGATTTACCTAAGGCAAACACCAATGTAAATATGCGTGTTCTGTACCGAAGTAAATATGCGCAATATGACACCAACGGCAACGGACTCATAGATAGTTTTGACTCCAGTTTCATTGATGGGTTCGTAACTGTAAATGCAGCGGTGAGCAAAACATTTTATCAAGATTTTACACTACAGGTAGGTGCCAATAACCTTTTGGACTATACCGATAACAATATCCCGACAATGCCGGGAATTCAAGCATACGTAAAACTTAATTATCAATTCTAACCCACCTGACAACGCGCAGGTTTTAATCACATTTACCATGACGAAGAACATTTTAGCAGTAGCATTTTTAGCGGTAGCATTCGCTTCTTGTAGCAACGATGATGACAGTACACCAGTAGAGCCAATACAAACCGAAACGGTAAGCAACCTATATGCTCCACAAACAGGAGGGCAAGGACAACCTGTTGGCGGAGCGTTTACAAAGTTTGATTTTGAAACCAGCTTAGAGACCACAAGCGACACTGATTGGGATGTTGCATTTAGGGGTAGTACTATTGCCATTAACGGTGGCGCTGTAACAGGTACCGAAGATGAGCCAGAAAGAAACGGAAATGTTGGTGTCGCCGAAGTAACAGGTACTTTGGCAAGTGTAACCACAGCAGACGATCTCACTTTTAACCAAGATGCAGATGCATCATTTGCCATAGCAACAGGTAGTGATAACGGTTGGTACAACTACGCAGGCGACCCAACTCATTTAATTACGCCTATACCAGGTAAGGTGTTTGTATTTAGAACTACAGCTGGTAATTATGTCAAAGTAGAGATTATTAGCTACTATGAAAATGCCCCTACTGAACCAGATGCATTTACAGATGCTACACCATACTACACCTTCAACTATGTTTATAACCCTAACGAAGGGGAAACTTCTTTTGAGTAGTTTATTTTTTTGATTTAAGTTGTTTATAAAAGCTCGTCTGTAAAAGACGGGCTTTTTTTTGTTTTTATACTTTTAAAATAAACGGTAGCAAACGTATATTAACCGGTTAATATACTGCTATGTTATTGTATTCATTGGTATTACCAAGTTATTGACTACATTGTATCTAAAATAGATATAAAGTAACTTGTTACTTTATACAATTGTTACCAAAAATACTAAACAACTTTTTCAGAAACTTCAAAATTCTGCAAATGGAATTAACTATTCGAGATTAAAAGGGTTGAATTTGAATTTATTGAATACAAAGATTGCGTATGGACTTCCTACTCGAACGTAATCTGAACGAAGAAGGACTTTTGAGCAAGTTTACGCAGATGGACTTCACTCGCGCGGAATTAATAGGACGTAGTAATATATATTTCAAAGTTTTATGTTTATACCCGTTTTCACCTTACTCACACTTACGATAATAGCATTAACTATATTTGTAATTAAAAAAAAAGATAGAAGAACTACAATCATTATTGGCAGTATATTTCTTGGAATCTTACTATTGATAGGTCTGTTTATTATGTTCGTTATAATTCAGTTCGGCAGAGGTTGGGGTTAAATACTTAATATTAGTGTTGAGAAAAGTACTTTTGGTAACAAAACCTAAACGTAATGCGGACTTGGGACTAAAACGAAAGGTCTGTGTATATTTATAATGTCGCTAAATCTTATTGATTTAGCTTTGGATAAGAAAAATAAAACTAAACAATAAGCTTTAGCTTCGTGCGTAGACGGAAACGAAAAGTTTCCATGCCACCGCACTACGCTTAGCTAAAACGTTACCTGCAAGCTAAAAAAAGCCAGCCGCACAAATAGCACATTTGGTTTTTGCCGACACACGAGCCAAAACTTAAAAAACCAAAAGAGCTATTTTTTGCCAACCCAGATGAGATTAAAATTAAAATATGAGTAAAGAAATAGTATCTGCAAGCGGAGAAAGAGCAGCAATGGGTGGTTATTTGCCTCAATT harbors:
- a CDS encoding TonB-dependent receptor plug domain-containing protein, which codes for MRFQLTPLLILIGFQITIAQSNTERSNDSILSQQLDEVIVTATRTERQLSSLPLPVTLVGKKQIIKSGTVRLNEILNEQTGIITVADESGFQGVQIQGIASDYILILIDGVPLVGRSAGNFDLSRLTVANIKQIEVVKGPASSLYGSEALGGVINIITEKPKTEDLNGNASYRIGSFMQQDINLDLKQGFKKFRYGFFANRFSSNGYDLNEETEGQTVNPFTNYTLNGRVYYDFNDKLSLFTSGRFYDQNQDAGFTVDSIQYQGDTKEREWNAHARLDHKWTPNLTMAYELYYTNYVATELLADPISTDVLSDSDFNQQLFRPEVRGSYSFSTADDNNTGFENGTLTAGLGLQVDELDRTYFDETVNFTSEYVYAQYDFNPIEKLNVIAGARFDNHSEYNNQFSPKLALRYQLNENLAIKGSVGYGFKAPDFRQLYFDFTNSAVGYTVLGYNVALDKLQELETQDQILSVLVTDEDLSKPLEAESSIGYNLGFNLKHGRGNTEVNFFRNDFKNLIDTRIIARKTNGQNVFSYMNFDEIYTTGFEINSAYKLTNNLNISAGYQLLYAFDKQKKQDVADNQVFVRDATNGQSVVLSKSDYFGLVNRSRHNANFKVYYDLPKANTNVNMRVLYRSKYAQYDTNGNGLIDSFDSSFIDGFVTVNAAVSKTFYQDFTLQVGANNLLDYTDNNIPTMPGIQAYVKLNYQF
- a CDS encoding HmuY family protein, giving the protein MTKNILAVAFLAVAFASCSNDDDSTPVEPIQTETVSNLYAPQTGGQGQPVGGAFTKFDFETSLETTSDTDWDVAFRGSTIAINGGAVTGTEDEPERNGNVGVAEVTGTLASVTTADDLTFNQDADASFAIATGSDNGWYNYAGDPTHLITPIPGKVFVFRTTAGNYVKVEIISYYENAPTEPDAFTDATPYYTFNYVYNPNEGETSFE